A genomic region of Azoarcus sp. KH32C contains the following coding sequences:
- a CDS encoding U32 family peptidase, protein MSLASSLELLAPARNLESGIAAIDHGADAVYIGGPSFGARAAAGNSIADIAALAGHAHRYCARVLLALNTILRDDELDDARRLVWQAYEAGVDALIVQDMGLLELDLPPIQLHASTQCDIRTPEKARFLQDVGFSQIVLARELDLAQIRAIAEATDRERCALEFFVHGALCVSFSGQCTISHAFTGRSANRGECSQMCRLPWTLKDPVGNTLSERRHLLSLKDNDQSANLEALIDAGIGSFKIEGRLKDLAYVKNVTAHYRQSLDAILERRPELARSSAGRSAFTFEPRPEKTFHRGSTDYFVNGRQGDIGSFESPKFVGAPVGRALRVQGRTLVAELAQALGNGDGLSWFDAAGALQGARVSRVEGANVTLSGAPEGLVPGATLYRNLDHAFDKQLAGRTAERRLQVRMRLSEVDDGLQLEVTDETGVSASARIACDKAEARDPDRAATTLREALCKLGNTIFACEPDAVELATQAPWFVPMAQLNGLRRAAVDALLDARAAAWRRPQRAAPVEPSARYPDTTLNYLGNVFNERARAFYCRHGVELIADAFEANRESGLVSLMITKHCLRYSFNLCPKQVKGIRPEPMTLWQERSEDGTVVREPLTLRFDCRRCEMHVIGRRVGGKGRKPARG, encoded by the coding sequence ATGTCCCTCGCTTCATCGCTCGAACTCCTCGCCCCCGCACGCAACCTCGAATCCGGTATCGCCGCGATCGACCATGGTGCGGACGCCGTCTACATCGGCGGTCCGTCCTTCGGCGCGCGCGCGGCCGCGGGCAACAGCATCGCCGATATCGCCGCCCTCGCCGGACACGCGCACCGCTACTGCGCACGCGTGTTGCTCGCGCTCAATACCATCCTGCGCGACGACGAACTGGACGACGCGCGGCGCCTCGTGTGGCAGGCCTACGAGGCCGGCGTCGATGCATTGATCGTGCAGGACATGGGCCTGCTCGAACTCGACCTGCCGCCGATCCAGCTGCATGCGAGCACGCAGTGCGACATCCGCACGCCCGAGAAGGCCCGCTTCCTGCAGGATGTCGGCTTCTCGCAGATCGTCCTTGCGCGCGAACTCGATCTCGCGCAGATCCGCGCGATCGCGGAGGCCACGGACCGCGAGCGCTGCGCCCTTGAATTCTTCGTCCACGGCGCGCTGTGCGTGAGCTTCTCCGGCCAATGCACGATTAGCCACGCCTTTACGGGCCGCAGCGCGAACCGCGGCGAGTGCTCGCAGATGTGCCGCCTGCCCTGGACGCTGAAGGACCCGGTGGGCAACACGCTTTCCGAGCGGCGCCACCTGCTGTCGCTGAAGGACAACGACCAGAGCGCGAACCTCGAAGCGCTGATCGATGCGGGCATCGGCTCGTTCAAGATCGAGGGCCGATTGAAGGACCTCGCCTACGTCAAGAACGTCACCGCCCACTACCGCCAGTCGCTCGACGCGATCCTCGAACGCCGGCCGGAACTCGCACGCAGCTCGGCCGGACGCTCGGCCTTCACTTTCGAGCCGCGCCCGGAGAAGACCTTCCATCGCGGCAGCACCGACTACTTCGTCAACGGCCGCCAGGGCGACATCGGCTCCTTCGAGTCGCCGAAGTTCGTCGGTGCGCCGGTCGGACGGGCACTGCGCGTGCAGGGCCGCACGCTCGTCGCGGAACTTGCACAGGCGCTCGGCAATGGCGACGGTCTGTCGTGGTTCGATGCCGCCGGTGCCCTGCAGGGCGCTCGCGTAAGCCGTGTCGAAGGCGCGAATGTGACGCTGTCGGGCGCCCCCGAAGGGCTGGTGCCGGGCGCGACTTTGTACCGCAACCTGGACCACGCTTTCGACAAGCAGCTCGCGGGGCGTACCGCCGAACGCCGCCTGCAAGTACGGATGCGGCTGTCGGAGGTCGATGACGGACTGCAACTTGAAGTGACAGACGAAACCGGCGTATCCGCGAGCGCGCGCATCGCCTGCGACAAGGCTGAAGCGCGCGATCCGGACCGGGCCGCGACGACGCTGCGCGAAGCGCTGTGCAAGCTCGGCAACACGATCTTCGCGTGCGAGCCGGACGCCGTCGAACTCGCGACGCAGGCCCCGTGGTTCGTCCCGATGGCCCAGCTCAATGGTCTGCGGCGCGCCGCGGTCGACGCGCTCCTCGACGCCCGCGCCGCCGCCTGGCGCCGTCCGCAGCGGGCGGCACCCGTCGAGCCGTCCGCCCGCTATCCGGACACCACGCTGAACTACCTCGGCAACGTCTTCAACGAGCGCGCGCGCGCCTTCTATTGCCGCCACGGCGTGGAACTCATCGCCGACGCCTTCGAAGCCAACCGCGAGAGCGGCCTCGTGTCGCTGATGATCACCAAGCATTGCCTGCGCTACAGCTTCAACCTGTGCCCGAAACAGGTCAAAGGCATCCGCCCCGAGCCGATGACGCTGTGGCAGGAGCGCAGCGAGGACGGCACGGTCGTGCGCGAGCCGCTGACGCTGCGCTTCGATTGCCGCCGCTGCGAGATGCACGTCATCGGCCGGCGAGTGGGCGGCAAGGGGCGCAAGCCGGCCCGCGGCTGA
- a CDS encoding potassium transporter Kup produces MAMAAIGVVYGDIGTSPLYTLKEVFSGPHAVPVTPENVYGILSLVFWALMLVVSAKYVIFITRADNRGEGGIMALTSLALRVVPEGRSAWLLSSLGVFGAALFYGDGMITPAISVLSAVEGLEVATPAFQPYVLPIAGTVLVGLFMMQRHGTNRVGAIFGPVMVCWFVLLAVLGISGIRLHPEILGALNPVWALRFFANNPLIGWLALGAVVLAITGGEALYADMGHFGRRPIKLAWFTVVFPALYLNYLGQGALILDHADNIRNPFYMLVPDELVYPMVGMATLATIIASQAVISGAFSLTRQAMQLGYSPRMHTIFTSEREMGQIYVPGINWMLLGAVIALVVGFRSSSALASAYGIAVTMTMMIDTLLAFVVIRGLWNWGLGKAALFLAVFLTVDLAFFSATTVKIIAGGWFPLLIGGIIFTLLTTWKRGRGLVNARIRIDTMPLDMFIRSMFTSPPPRVQGTSVFMTTWLDGVPRALLHNLVHNKVLHERVVLVKAETADVSRVPERDRVKVEELDYGFYRVRVTFGFTDDPDIPAALELCRAQGLPIELMETSFFLGRETIVSRTSRSLPRWREKLFMFMFRNAGSAADYFHLPPNRVVELGTQVEL; encoded by the coding sequence GCGAAGTATGTGATCTTCATCACCCGCGCGGACAACCGCGGCGAGGGCGGCATCATGGCGCTGACCTCGCTGGCGCTGCGGGTCGTGCCCGAAGGGCGCAGCGCGTGGCTGCTGTCCTCGCTCGGCGTGTTCGGCGCGGCGCTGTTCTACGGCGACGGGATGATCACGCCGGCGATCTCGGTGCTCTCGGCGGTCGAAGGCCTCGAAGTGGCGACACCGGCCTTCCAGCCCTACGTGCTGCCGATCGCGGGGACGGTGCTGGTAGGCCTCTTCATGATGCAGCGCCACGGCACGAACCGCGTCGGCGCGATCTTCGGGCCGGTGATGGTGTGCTGGTTCGTGCTGCTGGCGGTACTGGGCATTTCCGGCATCCGCCTGCACCCCGAGATCCTCGGCGCACTGAATCCGGTCTGGGCGCTGCGCTTCTTCGCCAACAACCCGCTGATCGGCTGGCTCGCGCTCGGCGCGGTCGTGCTCGCGATCACCGGCGGCGAGGCGCTCTACGCGGACATGGGCCACTTCGGCCGTCGTCCGATCAAGCTTGCGTGGTTCACGGTCGTGTTCCCGGCGCTGTATCTCAACTACCTCGGCCAGGGCGCACTGATCCTCGACCACGCGGACAACATCCGCAACCCCTTCTACATGCTGGTGCCGGACGAGCTCGTCTATCCGATGGTCGGCATGGCGACGCTCGCGACGATCATCGCGAGCCAGGCGGTGATTTCCGGTGCCTTCTCGCTGACGCGGCAAGCGATGCAGCTCGGCTACTCGCCGCGGATGCACACGATCTTCACGTCCGAGCGCGAGATGGGCCAGATCTACGTGCCGGGGATCAACTGGATGCTGCTCGGCGCGGTGATCGCGCTCGTCGTGGGCTTCCGCTCGTCGAGCGCGCTCGCATCCGCTTACGGCATCGCCGTGACGATGACGATGATGATCGACACGCTGCTCGCCTTCGTCGTGATCCGCGGACTGTGGAACTGGGGCCTCGGCAAGGCGGCGCTCTTTCTCGCTGTGTTCCTGACCGTCGATCTTGCGTTCTTTTCGGCGACCACCGTCAAGATCATTGCCGGCGGCTGGTTCCCGCTGCTCATCGGCGGCATCATCTTCACGCTGCTGACGACCTGGAAGCGCGGGCGCGGCCTCGTCAATGCGCGCATCCGGATCGACACGATGCCGCTGGACATGTTCATCCGGTCGATGTTCACGAGTCCGCCGCCGCGCGTGCAGGGCACCTCGGTGTTCATGACGACCTGGCTCGATGGCGTGCCGCGCGCGCTGCTGCACAACCTCGTGCATAACAAGGTCCTGCACGAACGCGTCGTCCTCGTGAAGGCCGAAACGGCCGACGTGTCGCGCGTGCCCGAGCGGGACCGGGTCAAGGTCGAAGAGCTCGACTATGGCTTCTACCGCGTCCGCGTGACCTTCGGTTTCACCGACGACCCGGACATCCCGGCAGCGCTGGAGCTTTGCCGGGCGCAAGGGCTGCCGATCGAGCTGATGGAGACGTCCTTCTTCCTCGGCCGCGAGACGATCGTCTCGCGCACGAGCCGCTCGCTGCCGCGCTGGCGAGAGAAGCTCTTCATGTTCATGTTCCGCAACGCGGGCAGCGCGGCCGATTACTTCCACCTGCCGCCGAACCGCGTCGTCGAGCTCGGCACGCAGGTCGAGCTGTAA
- a CDS encoding PEP-CTERM sorting domain-containing protein: protein MKTSQIVTPAALLTALLISGHAAAAPVTVTLTDGSWDLGSGWGAACASAACDGSHTQLNVDWTVDSALAGTSFLLNHVGDTQTLRFGSSLFAEEDGSIANSEIDNLGLAAFLHFSSPTLGLTNNTAIVSATVGLLKDTGPLNRDLEVSFNSVLLNFASGGEIGIDFSPITWNCQGTAHCTYNKPVNQWIDATFTLLHDALPVSTPIETPAQVPTSVPEPSSIALLAAGFVGLGLSRRKMLVTVPRFA, encoded by the coding sequence ATGAAAACAAGCCAAATCGTCACTCCTGCAGCGCTTCTGACAGCGCTGCTGATCTCCGGTCACGCCGCTGCGGCTCCGGTCACCGTGACGCTGACCGACGGTTCGTGGGACCTCGGCAGCGGCTGGGGTGCCGCCTGTGCCAGCGCTGCCTGCGACGGTTCGCATACCCAGCTGAACGTGGACTGGACCGTCGACAGCGCCCTGGCCGGGACGAGCTTCCTCCTGAACCACGTCGGCGACACACAGACGCTGCGCTTCGGCAGCTCGCTCTTCGCCGAGGAAGACGGTTCGATCGCGAACTCGGAAATCGACAATCTGGGACTCGCGGCCTTCCTGCACTTCAGCTCGCCGACTTTGGGCCTGACCAACAACACGGCCATCGTTTCGGCGACCGTGGGCTTGCTGAAGGACACCGGGCCACTGAACAGAGACCTGGAAGTCAGCTTCAACTCCGTGTTGCTCAATTTCGCCTCGGGCGGCGAGATCGGTATCGATTTCTCGCCGATCACCTGGAACTGCCAGGGGACGGCTCACTGCACGTACAACAAGCCGGTCAATCAGTGGATCGACGCGACCTTCACGTTGCTGCACGACGCCCTGCCCGTATCGACGCCCATCGAAACGCCGGCTCAGGTCCCGACCTCGGTTCCCGAGCCGTCTTCGATCGCGCTGCTCGCCGCCGGGTTCGTCGGGCTCGGACTGAGCCGGCGCAAGATGCTCGTCACCGTCCCGCGCTTCGCCTGA